In Gimesia benthica, a single window of DNA contains:
- a CDS encoding polyprenyl synthetase family protein, with protein sequence MGEHLTTHDLLARVEELIGGELAQAEQVFLSEVSSKHPYVHDVLQHITRFQGKRLRPILLLLSAAATGGIKESHYVLASVVEMIHLATLVHDDVLDDALIRRHVATVNSRWNNETSVLVGDFLFTHAFHLSASLGDARACRLIGRATNLVCEGELAQIYERGNVALSEEQYLQIINGKTAELCAISTELGALYAGADETVVTALEDYGRALGVAFQITDDLLDLLGDEEQMGKSLGSDLQKEKLTLPLIRLLDQSSPADQATIQEILSQPDPQTKARLAQFIKNSDAIEYAANRARDFARQARESLKVCAASPTRQILEELTEFAIQRSI encoded by the coding sequence ATGGGGGAGCATCTTACGACACATGACCTGCTGGCACGTGTCGAAGAGTTAATTGGCGGTGAACTGGCACAGGCAGAGCAGGTCTTTTTGAGCGAAGTCAGCTCGAAGCATCCTTACGTGCACGACGTTTTGCAGCATATCACCCGCTTTCAGGGAAAACGGCTCCGTCCGATTCTGCTGCTGCTCTCTGCTGCCGCGACGGGTGGCATCAAAGAGAGCCACTATGTGCTGGCCTCCGTGGTCGAAATGATTCATCTGGCCACGCTGGTGCACGACGATGTTCTGGACGACGCCCTGATCCGCAGACATGTCGCAACCGTCAATTCCCGCTGGAATAACGAAACCAGCGTACTGGTCGGTGATTTCCTCTTCACCCATGCGTTCCATCTGAGTGCCAGCCTGGGCGATGCCCGTGCCTGTCGACTGATTGGTCGGGCGACCAATCTGGTCTGCGAAGGCGAACTGGCCCAGATCTACGAACGGGGTAACGTGGCCTTGTCGGAAGAACAGTATCTGCAGATCATCAACGGGAAAACTGCGGAACTCTGTGCCATCAGTACCGAGCTCGGAGCCCTGTATGCGGGAGCCGATGAGACCGTGGTGACTGCCCTGGAAGATTATGGTCGCGCCCTGGGAGTCGCCTTCCAGATTACCGATGACCTGCTCGACCTGCTCGGAGACGAAGAGCAGATGGGCAAATCACTGGGTTCAGACCTGCAGAAAGAAAAGCTGACACTCCCCCTGATCCGCCTGCTGGACCAGAGCAGTCCTGCCGATCAGGCGACGATTCAGGAAATCCTCTCACAACCCGACCCGCAGACCAAAGCGCGGCTGGCACAGTTCATCAAGAATAGCGACGCCATCGAATATGCCGCTAACCGGGCACGGGATTTTGCCCGCCAGGCGCGGGAATCGCTCAAGGTATGTGCCGCTTCACCCACACGACAGATTCTTGAGGAACTGACCGAATTTGCCATCCAGAGATCGATCTAA
- a CDS encoding AAA family ATPase: MLKSLELFGFKSFADRTIFEFSEGITCVVGPNGSGKSNVVDGIKWVLGDQSPKSLRGKDMTDVIFNGSKGRKANAYAEATLTFKNTERFLDIDAEEVHIGRRLWKNGDSEYLLNRNPVRLKDIRDLFMGTGAATSAYSIIEQGRVDQILQANAATRRVVFEEAAGISRYKARKVDAERKLERVGQNILRLTDIVDEVEAQLNSTRSQASKAAKYREASTELRKLWMGMAADDWRHLTAQLSNLHNQIGQYQKRIDELNAGYQEYEDKLGAIDAEVSEFEDQLRTVEKQLSTHREGIAGNQTAIEHQLERKTEFETEITRLRKQRILMARRTTEIQRDLEAVTQEKENSEAGFELQRAKLQEAQERITVVNAELDAISEEIQQKRQQMHECNKQSLALDNRLFSMQTQQETVSNSMTKANEKRLQLEARVEEAEAVVEERTARFRTAGDKVAEFAQALSAVDEKQQDLLSQQDQRTQQLSELRERRSAYQARKSVLEDLERRQEGLSIGVKDILNRAQTSNYPPWNTILGSVADLLDVDLEQAALLEVALGSRSQLLVISEFDPLYQFLKEGKYSISGRVGFITHPSANAAEPNAASGFTLSADSLVPESFGVPTAESETTTNSPEGVLDLSSERGVIYRADQLVKDTPQNRQLAELLLTDTWIVDSLETAVRLSREEGKQCRFVTLQGELVEENLSIFVGAIGGESAIFTRRSELRKLKNDLIRIDRTLNDNEVALEKLDELLSTVDGERSACQEQMQEASEALATEKAAKVSAEHKREQLNEELATVLGDLHDLEAHSAKLTAEAEAVLVEKQELEAELDRLNALIQEGEKQLLDKQCEVQELKEQQNARKLELATHEERLAGLEQRFSRLNSESEQRHQQQEESNRRYESSLEKNSQINLHILNTRALLDEQLLVQENFLEQARNLTQLRDEKRQYKKQLSSEEAAIRKERRELSDKKHEEEFKTRDIEHEIKTLAERIEEEYQLTLEEIVSSGESILKQHLEEIAEAEREQAAEEETEVAQVEETDPEAENAIKQDALSEDFESATPEEPVEIELVNEDDALTEPGFNAELYLEIRPEIEAQVNRLRRKIKMMGSINSDSLKDLDELECRFEYMKSQLDDLNEAKSSLEEIIRRINVESKRLFFDTFEVVRGHFQEIFRKLFGGGEADIILEDPDDVLECGIEIVARPPGKELRGLTLLSGGEKTLTAVALLMSIFRSRPSPFCILDEVDAALDEANVERYAGLIDDFKETTQFIMITHNKRSMTVGNVLYGVTMEQSGVSKRMSVRFDDISEDGHFKQSSSGADGASEAA, encoded by the coding sequence ATGCTGAAATCATTGGAACTGTTCGGCTTTAAGAGTTTTGCCGATCGGACCATCTTTGAATTTTCGGAAGGCATTACTTGCGTTGTCGGGCCCAACGGAAGTGGTAAGAGTAACGTTGTCGACGGAATCAAGTGGGTTTTGGGTGACCAGAGTCCCAAGAGCCTCCGCGGCAAGGATATGACCGATGTAATCTTCAACGGATCCAAAGGTCGTAAAGCAAACGCCTATGCTGAAGCAACGTTGACGTTCAAGAATACCGAACGGTTTCTGGATATCGACGCTGAAGAAGTTCATATCGGACGCCGACTCTGGAAGAACGGCGATTCGGAATATCTGCTCAACCGGAATCCGGTACGCCTGAAAGACATCCGTGACCTGTTCATGGGGACTGGAGCCGCCACCTCGGCTTACAGTATTATTGAGCAGGGACGTGTTGATCAGATTCTGCAGGCTAATGCGGCTACCCGGCGCGTCGTCTTTGAAGAGGCAGCGGGTATCAGCCGGTATAAAGCCCGCAAGGTAGACGCCGAACGGAAACTGGAACGGGTCGGACAGAATATTCTCCGCCTGACGGACATCGTCGACGAGGTGGAAGCCCAGCTCAACTCAACGCGGAGCCAGGCCTCCAAGGCGGCGAAATACCGTGAGGCATCAACCGAGCTGCGCAAACTCTGGATGGGAATGGCCGCCGATGACTGGCGACATCTGACCGCACAACTCTCGAACTTGCATAACCAGATCGGTCAGTACCAGAAGCGGATCGATGAACTGAATGCGGGTTACCAGGAATACGAAGATAAGCTGGGCGCCATCGACGCAGAAGTATCCGAATTCGAGGATCAGCTTCGAACCGTGGAAAAGCAGCTGTCCACTCACCGCGAAGGGATCGCCGGAAACCAGACTGCCATCGAACATCAGCTCGAGCGGAAAACGGAATTCGAAACCGAAATCACCCGGCTTCGTAAGCAGCGGATTCTGATGGCCAGGCGTACGACGGAAATCCAGCGGGATCTGGAAGCGGTCACACAGGAGAAAGAAAATTCCGAAGCCGGCTTTGAACTGCAGCGGGCAAAACTGCAGGAAGCCCAGGAACGCATTACCGTGGTCAATGCGGAACTGGATGCGATCAGCGAAGAAATCCAGCAGAAGCGGCAGCAGATGCACGAGTGCAACAAGCAGTCGCTGGCCCTGGATAATCGTCTGTTTTCCATGCAGACTCAGCAGGAAACCGTCAGCAACTCGATGACCAAGGCGAATGAAAAACGCCTGCAGCTGGAAGCACGTGTTGAAGAAGCCGAGGCGGTCGTCGAAGAGCGTACTGCACGCTTCCGTACCGCGGGTGATAAAGTCGCCGAGTTCGCACAGGCACTCTCTGCCGTCGATGAAAAACAACAGGATCTGCTCAGTCAGCAGGATCAGCGGACGCAACAGCTCTCCGAATTGCGGGAACGTCGCTCTGCTTACCAGGCTCGCAAAAGCGTTCTGGAAGATCTGGAACGTCGGCAGGAAGGCTTGAGTATCGGGGTAAAAGACATTCTGAACCGCGCCCAGACCTCAAACTATCCTCCCTGGAATACCATCCTGGGGAGCGTGGCGGATCTGCTGGATGTCGATCTGGAACAGGCGGCTCTCCTTGAAGTCGCTCTGGGCAGTCGGTCACAACTGCTGGTAATCAGTGAGTTTGATCCCCTCTATCAGTTTTTGAAAGAGGGCAAGTATTCCATTTCCGGTCGCGTCGGTTTTATCACGCATCCCTCTGCGAATGCAGCCGAACCGAATGCGGCGAGTGGGTTCACACTGTCGGCAGATTCCCTGGTTCCAGAGAGCTTTGGCGTACCGACGGCAGAGTCGGAAACAACGACGAATTCCCCGGAAGGTGTGCTGGATCTGAGCAGCGAACGGGGAGTGATTTATCGTGCCGATCAGCTGGTAAAAGACACTCCCCAGAACCGTCAGCTTGCCGAACTGTTATTGACCGATACCTGGATCGTGGATTCCCTGGAGACGGCTGTTCGCCTCTCCCGCGAGGAAGGGAAGCAGTGTCGATTCGTTACTCTGCAGGGCGAACTGGTCGAGGAAAACCTGTCGATTTTCGTTGGGGCAATCGGTGGAGAATCAGCGATTTTCACGCGCCGTAGTGAACTGCGAAAACTGAAGAATGATCTGATCCGCATCGACCGTACATTGAATGATAACGAAGTTGCGTTGGAGAAGCTTGACGAGCTGTTGTCGACGGTGGACGGGGAACGCAGTGCCTGCCAGGAGCAGATGCAGGAAGCGTCCGAAGCACTGGCCACGGAAAAAGCAGCCAAGGTTTCGGCAGAACACAAACGGGAACAGTTGAACGAAGAACTGGCAACGGTTCTCGGTGACCTGCACGATCTGGAAGCACATTCCGCGAAACTGACTGCGGAAGCGGAAGCGGTGCTGGTCGAGAAGCAGGAGCTGGAAGCAGAACTGGATCGCCTGAACGCACTGATTCAGGAAGGTGAAAAACAGCTGCTCGATAAGCAATGCGAAGTCCAGGAACTGAAAGAACAGCAGAATGCACGCAAGCTGGAGCTGGCGACGCATGAGGAACGTCTGGCCGGTCTGGAACAGCGTTTCAGTCGTCTCAACAGTGAATCGGAACAGCGTCATCAGCAGCAGGAAGAATCGAATCGGCGGTACGAATCTTCTCTGGAGAAGAATTCCCAGATCAATCTGCACATTCTGAATACGCGTGCCCTGCTGGATGAACAGCTGCTGGTTCAGGAAAACTTCCTGGAGCAGGCACGCAACCTGACTCAGTTGCGGGATGAGAAACGCCAGTACAAGAAACAGTTGAGTTCCGAAGAGGCAGCGATTCGCAAGGAACGTCGTGAGCTGAGCGATAAGAAGCACGAAGAGGAATTCAAGACGCGCGACATTGAGCATGAAATCAAGACGCTGGCCGAGCGAATTGAGGAAGAGTACCAGCTCACTTTGGAAGAAATCGTCTCCTCGGGAGAATCGATTCTCAAACAGCACCTGGAAGAGATCGCGGAAGCGGAACGGGAACAGGCTGCTGAGGAAGAAACCGAAGTCGCGCAGGTAGAGGAAACAGATCCGGAAGCAGAAAACGCGATCAAGCAGGATGCGCTCAGTGAAGACTTCGAATCAGCGACCCCGGAAGAACCGGTCGAGATCGAGCTGGTCAACGAAGATGATGCGCTGACTGAACCGGGTTTCAATGCGGAGCTGTACCTCGAAATCCGTCCCGAGATTGAAGCCCAGGTAAACCGACTGCGGCGGAAAATCAAGATGATGGGCAGCATCAACTCGGACAGTCTGAAAGACCTGGACGAACTGGAGTGCCGCTTCGAGTATATGAAGTCGCAGCTGGATGACCTCAACGAAGCCAAATCGTCACTGGAAGAAATCATCCGCCGGATCAATGTCGAAAGTAAGCGGCTGTTCTTTGATACGTTCGAAGTGGTGCGGGGTCATTTCCAGGAAATCTTTCGTAAACTGTTCGGCGGTGGTGAAGCCGATATCATTCTGGAAGATCCGGATGATGTGCTCGAATGTGGAATCGAAATCGTCGCCCGGCCTCCCGGAAAAGAATTGCGCGGTCTGACGCTGCTCAGCGGTGGTGAAAAGACTCTGACCGCGGTGGCGCTGTTGATGTCGATCTTCCGCAGCCGGCCCAGCCCGTTCTGTATTCTGGACGAGGTTGATGCCGCGCTGGATGAAGCAAACGTGGAACGTTACGCCGGTCTGATCGATGACTTCAAGGAAACGACCCAGTTCATTATGATCACACATAATAAACGATCGATGACTGTTGGTAACGTATTGTATGGCGTTACAATGGAACAGTCCGGGGTTTCCAAGCGGATGTCAGTCCGGTTTGATGACATCAGCGAAGATGGTCACTTCAAACAGTCCAGCTCCGGCGCAGACGGGGCCTCCGAAGCCGCTTAA
- a CDS encoding ABC transporter permease subunit, with the protein MFNNPIFIREALTSPRQIRHYLIRSGYVAAVFILIFTAGQTILGTQQIQTTTIGEFARLGNLIFQMISFLQLLLVMFFTLLFSAGSIAQEKDRGTLILLLMTELKDRELVSGKTQSSLLIVYVLLAASVPVCIFLHLLGGVELAQILWMELICLITVYATGSWAALVAFWREKTFQTLAISVLGMVVFLGVVELLVGLIGPISAIRPWIAGLNPFRALYEILNPLSLNTGLSSISVSAWPSLISLAVLGIALRVFTVFRLRVWNPSRSVYKATPKAEKEGEAQAEQQPVIVKEKSRAIWSNPVIWREIMTKAYGRKVFVIKLAYFLLAGFLLWSATSSEAAAEGMLYLGVIPPQGLAFAGIAWLSLVLANTQAVTSITSEKDSKTLELLLVTDISAKEFVLGKLGGIFYNSKELILVPVLILCYLVAQGAFSVEGFLCALIGFLALMIFSIVLGLHMGLTYDNSRSAIGGSLGTMFFLFIGIGIFMILLVQARSSFALQLQSFLVFIVVGSAALHSALTHRNPSRALAISAWLLPFLTFYAITSFLLGGTLGVLVTILFAYGLPVLSMYIPAVSEFDVALGKTTYDKG; encoded by the coding sequence TTGTTCAACAATCCTATTTTCATTCGGGAAGCACTGACGTCACCCCGACAGATTCGGCATTACCTGATTCGTTCCGGCTATGTGGCTGCGGTATTCATCCTGATTTTCACCGCCGGCCAGACGATCCTGGGAACGCAGCAGATTCAGACCACCACCATTGGTGAATTTGCCCGGCTGGGAAATCTGATTTTTCAAATGATCTCGTTTCTGCAGTTGCTGCTGGTGATGTTTTTTACACTCCTGTTTTCTGCGGGAAGCATTGCGCAGGAAAAAGATCGCGGCACCCTGATTCTGCTGCTGATGACCGAACTCAAGGACCGGGAGCTGGTCAGTGGGAAAACCCAGTCCAGTCTGCTGATTGTGTACGTCTTGCTGGCGGCGTCGGTCCCCGTGTGTATCTTCCTGCATCTGCTGGGAGGCGTCGAACTGGCGCAGATTCTCTGGATGGAACTGATCTGCCTGATCACCGTGTATGCCACGGGAAGCTGGGCTGCCCTGGTGGCGTTCTGGCGTGAGAAAACGTTCCAGACGCTGGCCATCAGTGTTTTGGGGATGGTGGTCTTTCTGGGAGTTGTAGAACTGCTGGTCGGTCTGATCGGACCCATATCAGCAATTCGCCCCTGGATCGCCGGCCTGAATCCTTTCCGGGCCCTGTATGAAATTCTGAATCCGCTCTCGCTGAATACCGGTCTCTCGTCCATCTCCGTGAGTGCCTGGCCTTCACTGATCAGCCTGGCAGTGCTGGGAATCGCATTGCGGGTGTTTACCGTCTTCCGGCTGCGTGTCTGGAATCCGTCCCGCTCGGTTTACAAAGCGACCCCCAAAGCAGAAAAAGAAGGGGAAGCCCAGGCTGAACAGCAACCAGTCATCGTTAAGGAAAAGTCACGTGCCATCTGGTCGAACCCGGTCATCTGGCGTGAGATCATGACGAAGGCCTACGGTCGCAAAGTGTTTGTGATCAAGCTGGCTTACTTTCTGCTGGCCGGTTTCCTGCTCTGGTCGGCGACCAGTTCTGAAGCGGCTGCGGAAGGAATGCTGTACCTCGGAGTGATCCCGCCTCAGGGGCTCGCGTTTGCCGGGATTGCCTGGTTGAGCCTCGTTCTGGCGAATACGCAGGCGGTGACGTCGATCACCTCGGAAAAAGACAGTAAAACACTTGAACTGCTGCTGGTGACCGATATTTCCGCGAAGGAATTCGTGCTCGGCAAGCTGGGCGGAATTTTCTATAACAGCAAAGAACTGATCCTGGTGCCTGTACTGATTCTGTGCTACCTCGTGGCACAGGGGGCATTTTCGGTCGAAGGTTTCCTGTGCGCCCTGATCGGCTTCCTGGCGTTGATGATCTTCTCGATCGTGCTAGGTTTGCACATGGGATTGACCTATGACAACAGCCGTTCGGCTATCGGCGGCAGTCTGGGAACGATGTTCTTCCTGTTTATCGGGATCGGGATTTTCATGATCCTGCTGGTGCAGGCCCGCTCGTCTTTTGCCCTGCAGCTGCAGAGCTTCCTGGTGTTTATCGTCGTGGGAAGTGCCGCCCTGCATTCGGCTCTGACACACCGGAACCCATCGCGGGCTCTGGCGATTTCCGCCTGGCTGCTTCCCTTCCTGACCTTTTATGCTATTACTTCGTTTTTACTGGGAGGCACACTGGGTGTGCTGGTGACGATTCTGTTTGCCTACGGTCTGCCCGTGCTTTCCATGTATATTCCCGCAGTATCTGAGTTCGATGTTGCCCTGGGAAAAACTACTTACGATAAAGGATAG
- a CDS encoding flagellar basal body P-ring protein FlgI, translated as MKNFVNPFIVLITLAFSFAGCQELDLKPQSWLKNVNMRSQSPDEDEEEDFSELEKFETKVETPFVGDYTQITGKNLIALQGVGLVTGLKGTGGNPPPSVHREALLREMRRRNVKNPNMILRSPSTALVIVKAYLPPLIRKGESFDVEVYLPGNSEATSLEGGWLMEAYLAEQAMIQGRGLLKGHILAKAKGPILIPPMGEDVEVANGMLRRGRILAGGISTAEDRDLALYLRNDFKSIRNAQRIANKIGTRFHHYDQYGIEEPLAEAKTDKKVVLKLKPRYKHNDSRYLQVVRYIAFRETDVAQRVRMQKLSEEIMIPEKAERASIQLEAIGKKSIPILKMALKSPLLEVRFHAAVALAYLGEGAGLKHLAEAAREEPAFRVYALAAMSAIDEPEAHLYLRDLMCMTSAETRYGAFRALWTLDKNDPFIRGEDMNGQFLLHVLQTELEQATSHDPDQKEGSNARNGGPMIHITHRKHPEVVLFGSEQEFRVPMAVRAGEVLVTGAAGSEEVIVSKYEVGEPDQRKKVSRNIAVVIRTAVEMGASYPDIAAMILQAHRQGNIDAQVEIDALPEGGRMYFRPEPEDSLMALKSGEMKSTKPKRRKGSRVGNENMVPNIFHDGAPQSKRSKKSEYEEEMRERAEAEGDSDNKGEASLSDTRKPKASPTDEEGKFVKRGAFDSWLRYFKK; from the coding sequence GTGAAGAACTTTGTCAATCCGTTCATCGTGCTGATCACACTGGCGTTTTCGTTCGCCGGATGCCAGGAACTCGATTTGAAGCCACAAAGCTGGCTGAAAAATGTCAACATGCGGTCGCAAAGCCCGGATGAGGATGAGGAGGAAGACTTCTCCGAGCTGGAAAAATTCGAGACAAAGGTCGAAACGCCCTTTGTGGGAGATTACACACAGATTACCGGGAAGAACCTGATCGCCCTGCAGGGGGTCGGCCTGGTGACCGGCCTCAAAGGGACCGGCGGCAATCCGCCTCCGTCCGTGCACCGTGAAGCACTGCTGCGTGAGATGCGCCGCCGGAATGTCAAAAACCCGAACATGATTTTACGCAGCCCGTCTACCGCGCTGGTTATCGTGAAAGCCTATCTGCCTCCGCTGATTCGCAAAGGGGAGAGCTTCGATGTTGAAGTCTACCTGCCCGGTAACAGTGAAGCGACCAGCCTGGAAGGAGGCTGGTTGATGGAAGCATACCTGGCTGAACAGGCAATGATTCAGGGACGCGGTTTGCTCAAAGGTCATATCCTGGCGAAAGCCAAAGGTCCAATTCTGATTCCGCCAATGGGTGAAGATGTCGAAGTTGCCAACGGGATGCTCCGCCGTGGTCGTATTCTGGCCGGGGGGATCTCCACCGCGGAAGACCGGGATCTGGCACTGTACCTGCGAAACGATTTCAAGAGTATTCGTAACGCGCAGCGTATCGCCAACAAGATCGGCACACGGTTCCATCATTATGATCAATACGGAATCGAAGAGCCTTTAGCCGAAGCCAAGACCGATAAGAAAGTGGTACTGAAACTCAAGCCACGCTACAAACACAACGATTCACGTTATCTGCAGGTCGTACGGTATATCGCCTTCCGGGAAACCGATGTGGCGCAGCGTGTACGTATGCAGAAGCTGAGTGAAGAAATTATGATCCCCGAGAAAGCGGAACGGGCTTCCATTCAACTGGAGGCCATCGGTAAGAAATCGATTCCGATTCTCAAGATGGCGTTGAAGAGCCCGTTGCTCGAAGTCCGCTTCCATGCTGCGGTCGCACTGGCTTACCTGGGAGAAGGAGCAGGGCTGAAGCATCTGGCTGAAGCCGCCCGCGAGGAACCTGCGTTCCGCGTCTATGCCCTGGCTGCGATGTCGGCAATTGACGAGCCGGAGGCACACCTCTACCTGCGGGATCTGATGTGCATGACCAGTGCCGAAACCCGTTACGGGGCTTTCCGGGCACTCTGGACGTTGGATAAAAATGATCCCTTTATTCGTGGTGAAGACATGAATGGTCAGTTCCTGCTGCACGTTCTGCAGACGGAACTGGAGCAGGCAACCAGTCACGATCCCGATCAGAAAGAGGGCAGCAATGCCCGTAATGGCGGGCCGATGATTCATATCACGCACCGGAAGCATCCGGAAGTAGTCCTGTTTGGTTCTGAGCAGGAGTTCCGGGTTCCCATGGCAGTGCGGGCCGGCGAAGTGCTGGTGACCGGGGCTGCCGGCAGTGAGGAAGTGATTGTCAGTAAATACGAAGTCGGCGAACCCGACCAGCGGAAGAAAGTCTCACGGAACATTGCCGTTGTGATTCGCACCGCCGTGGAGATGGGAGCCAGCTATCCCGATATCGCCGCCATGATCCTGCAGGCACACCGCCAGGGAAACATTGACGCACAGGTTGAAATCGACGCACTGCCGGAAGGGGGCCGGATGTATTTCCGACCTGAACCGGAAGATTCATTGATGGCTCTGAAATCGGGCGAAATGAAATCTACAAAACCGAAACGTCGTAAAGGTTCACGCGTTGGGAACGAAAATATGGTCCCCAATATCTTCCACGATGGAGCTCCTCAGTCGAAACGTTCCAAAAAATCGGAATATGAAGAGGAAATGCGGGAACGGGCAGAGGCAGAAGGTGATTCAGACAACAAAGGTGAAGCCAGTCTGTCTGATACACGGAAGCCGAAAGCCAGTCCCACGGATGAGGAAGGGAAATTCGTGAAGCGAGGTGCCTTCGATAGCTGGTTACGTTACTTCAAAAAATAA
- the moaC gene encoding cyclic pyranopterin monophosphate synthase MoaC → MSELTHFDDEGASRMVDVGGKDVTARIAVAESFVTMEPATQRLILDRQVSKGDVLEIARIAGIMATKKTADLIPLCHPLSISSVRLDYEVQNETTIRIIATVKIDGKTGVEMEALTAVSIAALTIYDMCKAVDRAMSLGPTRLVEKSGGKSGHFIRKDA, encoded by the coding sequence ATGTCTGAACTGACCCATTTTGATGACGAGGGCGCCAGCCGCATGGTTGATGTGGGGGGCAAGGATGTGACCGCGCGGATCGCGGTGGCAGAGTCCTTCGTCACAATGGAGCCAGCCACGCAAAGGCTGATTCTGGATCGACAGGTCTCTAAGGGAGACGTGCTTGAGATTGCCCGGATCGCCGGGATCATGGCGACGAAAAAGACGGCAGACCTGATTCCCCTGTGTCATCCGTTGAGTATCAGCAGCGTGCGCCTGGATTATGAAGTTCAGAACGAGACTACGATCCGGATCATCGCCACCGTCAAGATTGATGGCAAAACGGGGGTGGAAATGGAAGCCCTGACAGCCGTCAGCATTGCAGCGCTCACCATTTACGACATGTGTAAAGCCGTTGACCGGGCAATGAGTCTGGGACCGACCCGCCTGGTGGAAAAATCGGGTGGCAAAAGCGGACATTTTATCCGCAAAGATGCCTGA